The DNA segment GCGATGACTGGAAAGAAAAGTGGCTCAGGGTGGCGCCGCACGCGTGGATGGTCAAGGGGGGCAGCAGATGGAATGGCCACACGGAGTGTGCTAAAAATGCCTGCATAGGCCTTCGGGCGATTCAATCGCGGGCAAGCCTCGCGATAAGCGGACTCAACGCGATTATGGAACAACCCCTGAAGGTGATGGTGATCGACGACTCGCGTACGATCCGCCGCACCGCCCAGATGCTGCTGAGCGAAGCCGGCTGTGAGGTGATTACCGCCAGCGACGGCTTCGATGCGCTGGCCAAGATCGTCGACCACATGCCGCGGATCATCTTCGTCGATGTGCTGATGCCGCGCCTGGACGGTTACCAGACCTGCGCCGTGATCAAGCACAACAGCGCCTTCAAGGACACCCCGGTGATCCTGCTGTCGTCACGCGACGGCCTGTTCGACAAGGCCCGCGGGCGGGTGGTCGGCTCCGATCAATTCTTGACCAAACCCTTCAGCAAAGAAGAACTGCTCGATGCGATCAGGGCGCATGTGCCCGAATTCGCCGCGCAGGAACAACACGCACCCTGACCCCGCCGGTGCTGGCGGCGTCACTTTTCCTTGATGGGGAAACAGCATGGCCCGAGTTCTGATTGTCGACGACTCGCCGACAGAGTTGCACAAACTGACCGCAATACTGGTAAAGCATGGCCATGAGGTCCTTAAAGCGGAAAACGGCGCCAATGGCGTAGCCCTGGCCCGTCAGGAGAAGCCCGACGTGGTCCTGATGGATATCGTCATGCCGATCCTCAATGGTTTCCAGGCCACCCGACAGCTGGCCAAGGACCCGGCGACCAGCGCCATTCCGGTAATTGTCATCACCGCCAAAGACCAGGATACCGACCGCATCTGGGCATCGCGTCAGGGCGCCCGTGATTTTCTGATCAAGCCAGTGGAAGAAGAGGCGCTGATCGCCAAACTCAAAGAAGTGCTCGCAGGTTGACCACCCGCCCGCAAGGCGCGTCGCTGACCGCCTTCGAGTTGCTGCTGGATATCGACCGGCGCTGCCGCCTGCTGGTGGCCGACCAACCGCTGCAGGACAACCGCTTGCAGCAGTGGAGCGGGATTGGTTTTCGGATTGCCGGGCAGTGGTTCGTGGCGCCGATGGGCGAAGTCGCCGAAGTCTTGCGTGAACCGCGCAGCAGCCGTGTGCCGGGGGTGCAGCCGTGGGTCTGCGGCGTTGCCAACCTGCGTGGACGGCTGTTGCCGGTGATGGACCTGAGCAGCTTCTTCGGCCTCGGCCCGGTAGCGCCGGGCAAGCAGCGGCGCGTGCTGGTGTTGGACCACGAAGACCTGTTCGCCGGGCTGTTGGTCGATGAGGTGCTGGGATTGCAGCACTTCGCCTTGAGCAGCCTCGACCTGTCGCCGCCGCAGCCGCTGTTGCGCGCAGCGGCGCCGTTCGTTCAGGGGCATTTCCCGCGGGAGCGCAATTGGGCGATCTTCAGTCCGTTCGCCCTGGCCCAGGCGCCGGGCTTTCTTGATGTAGCGTTGTAGAGGATCGACCGTGAACAAGCCCGCCAGCCCCGTCACTCCACCCGCCGTGACTCCGCGTGCGCGCAGCAGTGCGCAGATCACCGTGCTGTTCGTGGTGCTGATCCTGTCGATCGTCTTGCTGTTCGCCAACTTCGCCTACCTCAATACCCAGTCCAACTACGACAAGCAGTACATCGGCCATGCCGGCGAGCTGCGCGTGCTGTCCCAGCGCATTGCCAAGAACGCCACCGAAGCTGCCGCAGGCAAGGCCCTGGCGTTCAGGTTGCTGTCGGATGCGCGCAACGACTTCGAGCGTCGCTGGAGTTACCTGCGCGAAGGCGACAAGACCACGGCGTTGCCAGCAGCTCCGGCGAAGATGCGCGATGAAATGGAGGCGGTGCGCCAGGATTGGGAAAACCTGCGCAAGAACACCGACACCATCTTGGCCAGCGAGCAGACCGTATTGTCGCTGCACCAGGTGGCGGCAACCCTGGCCGAAACCGTGCCGCAGTTGCAGGTCGAATATGAAAAGGTGGTGGAAATCCTCCTGCAGAGCGGCGCGCCCGCCAGCCAGGTGGCGGTGGCGCAGCGTCAGTTGCTGTTGGCTGAGCGCATTCTCGGTTCGGTCAACACCGTGCTGGCCGGCGATGACACCGCAGTGCAGGCCGCAGACGCCTTTGGCCGCGATGCCAGCCGCTTCGGTCAGGTGCTCGAAGGCATGCTCGGCGGCAACCCGGCGATCCAGGTCACCCGGGTCGAGGATGCCGACGCCCGCGCGCGGCTGGCCGAGATCGCCGAGTTGTTCCAGTTCGTCGCCGGCAGCGTTGATGAAATTCTGGAAACCTCGCCTGAGCTGTTCCGTGTGCGCGAAGCCGCGAGCAACATCTTCAGCCTGTCGCAGACCTTGCTTGATGAGGCCTCGCACCTGGCCAACGGCTTCGAGAACCTGGCCAACGGGCGCACCCTGGATACTGTCGGCGGCTACGTACTGGGCCTGATTGCCTTGGCCTCGATCATCCTCATCGGTTCGGTGATGGTTCGTGCCACTAACCGCCAACTGCGCGAAACCGCCGAGAAGAACGAACGCAACCAGCAGGCGATCATGCGCCTGCTCGATGAAATCGAAGAACTGGCCGACGGCGACCTGACCGTGACGGTTTCGGTGACCGAGGACTTCACCGGAGCGATCGCCGACTCGATCAACTATTCCGTCGACCAGTTGCGCGATCTGGTCGCGACCATCATCCACAGCGCCGTGCAAGTGGCCGCTGCGGTGCAAGACACGCAAAACACCGCCCGCCAGTTGGCCAAGGCCTCCGAGCACCAGGCCGACCAGATCAGCGAAGCGTCGCTGGCGGTCGGCGACATGGTCGAGTCGATCGACCGCGTCTCGGCGCATGCCTATGAGTCGGCCAAGGTCGCCGAGCGTTCGGTGGCCATCGCCAACAAGGGCAACGAGGTGGTGCACAACACCATCCAAGGCATGGACAACATCCGCGAGCAGATCCAGGACACCGCCAAACGGATCAAACGCCTGGGTGAGTCGTCGCAGGAGATCGGCGATATCGTCAGCCTGATCGACGACATTGCCGAGCAGACCAACATCCTCGCGCTCAACGCCGCGATCCAGGCCTCGCTGGCCGGGGAGGCGGGGCGCGGGTTTGCCGTGGTCGCCGACGAAGTGCAGCGCCTGGCGGAGCGCTCCTCGTCGGCCACCCGCCAGATCGAAGCGCTGGTGCGTACCATCCAGACCGACACCAACGAGGCGGTGATTTCCATGGAGCAGACCACCGCCGAGGTGGTACGTGGTGCGCGCCTGGCGCAGGATGCCGGGGTTGCCCTGGCCGAGATCGAAGGGGTTTCGCAGACCATGGCCGATCTTATCCACAGTATCTCCGATGCCGCCCAGTTGCAGACTTCCTCGGCCGGGCAGATTTCCCACACCATGGCGGTGATCCAGCAAATCACCGCGCAGACCTCCGCCGGCTCCGGTGCCACCGCCGACAGCATTCGCCACC comes from the Pseudomonas urmiensis genome and includes:
- the pilH gene encoding twitching motility response regulator PilH, producing MARVLIVDDSPTELHKLTAILVKHGHEVLKAENGANGVALARQEKPDVVLMDIVMPILNGFQATRQLAKDPATSAIPVIVITAKDQDTDRIWASRQGARDFLIKPVEEEALIAKLKEVLAG
- a CDS encoding response regulator, whose protein sequence is MEQPLKVMVIDDSRTIRRTAQMLLSEAGCEVITASDGFDALAKIVDHMPRIIFVDVLMPRLDGYQTCAVIKHNSAFKDTPVILLSSRDGLFDKARGRVVGSDQFLTKPFSKEELLDAIRAHVPEFAAQEQHAP
- a CDS encoding chemotaxis protein CheW, giving the protein MTTRPQGASLTAFELLLDIDRRCRLLVADQPLQDNRLQQWSGIGFRIAGQWFVAPMGEVAEVLREPRSSRVPGVQPWVCGVANLRGRLLPVMDLSSFFGLGPVAPGKQRRVLVLDHEDLFAGLLVDEVLGLQHFALSSLDLSPPQPLLRAAAPFVQGHFPRERNWAIFSPFALAQAPGFLDVAL
- a CDS encoding methyl-accepting chemotaxis protein; amino-acid sequence: MNKPASPVTPPAVTPRARSSAQITVLFVVLILSIVLLFANFAYLNTQSNYDKQYIGHAGELRVLSQRIAKNATEAAAGKALAFRLLSDARNDFERRWSYLREGDKTTALPAAPAKMRDEMEAVRQDWENLRKNTDTILASEQTVLSLHQVAATLAETVPQLQVEYEKVVEILLQSGAPASQVAVAQRQLLLAERILGSVNTVLAGDDTAVQAADAFGRDASRFGQVLEGMLGGNPAIQVTRVEDADARARLAEIAELFQFVAGSVDEILETSPELFRVREAASNIFSLSQTLLDEASHLANGFENLANGRTLDTVGGYVLGLIALASIILIGSVMVRATNRQLRETAEKNERNQQAIMRLLDEIEELADGDLTVTVSVTEDFTGAIADSINYSVDQLRDLVATIIHSAVQVAAAVQDTQNTARQLAKASEHQADQISEASLAVGDMVESIDRVSAHAYESAKVAERSVAIANKGNEVVHNTIQGMDNIREQIQDTAKRIKRLGESSQEIGDIVSLIDDIAEQTNILALNAAIQASLAGEAGRGFAVVADEVQRLAERSSSATRQIEALVRTIQTDTNEAVISMEQTTAEVVRGARLAQDAGVALAEIEGVSQTMADLIHSISDAAQLQTSSAGQISHTMAVIQQITAQTSAGSGATADSIRHLARMASEMRRSVSGFTLPAPAEPR